Below is a genomic region from Deltaproteobacteria bacterium.
ATTAAAACCTGGGACTGCGGAAAAGGCAGTCTCCGCTTCTATCGCAACAGCCTTTTTTACTGCTACGATGATCCAATCTGTAGGACTACCTCTTCCTAAAATGGCAACAACACGGGCAAGGGCTTTTTCAATCATATTCTGTCAAGATGGTCGTATAGCAGGAAGAATTGTTGCTCCATTTTTTTAATGAGCCAATCACCTGACCAGAATCAATTTGACAGTGTGCGTTAGGGGGTGCAGGGAATGTGGGATGGAGGATAAGTTATGAAAGACGCCGTTATTGTTTCTGCCGTTCGAAGCCCGATGGGAAGGGCTGGGAAAGGGTCGTATGTCACGATGAGGATCGATGACCTCGGTGCCCTTGTGGTCAAAGAGGCACTCAAACGTGTCCCTCAGCTTGATTTGAACGAAATCGAAGATGTCCTGATCGGCTGTGCGATGCCGGAGGGGGAACAGGGGATGAATGTCGCCCGCCAGATTAGCCTCCTCTCCGGAATCCCCTTTTCCGCAGCCGCGACCACCGTGAATCGCTTCTGCGCCTCAGGACTCGAGACAATCAATACCGCCGCCCTCCGTGTCATGACCGGAAATGGTGAGGTCTTTGTTGCCGGTGGTGTCGAATCAATGACCCATGTCCCGATGGGGGGGTTTAACCCTTCCCTGAATGAAAAACTTTTCCAACCGGGGGCCCCACAGGCCTATATCTCAATGGGAATCACCGCCGAAAATGTCGCGGCCAAGTACAAGATCAGCCGTGAAGATCAGGACAAGTTCTCGCTCGCCTCGCATCAAAAGGCGATCCGGGCCCACAAGGAAGGAAAGTTTAAGGCAGAGATGATCCCGGTAGAGATTAAAACAGCCGATGGGAAGAAGATTGTGCTGGAACGTGATGAAAATCCACGCGAGGAGACGACACTTGAAAAACTGGCCCAGCTCAAACCGGCCTTCAAGGAAGGGGGAACCGTCACTGCAGGAAACTCATCACCACTGACGGATGGTGCTGCCGCGGTCGTGGTCATGTCTGCCGATCGCGCCAAGGCGTTGGGGATCAAACCGCTCGCCAGAATCCGGGCGATGGCGGTCGCTGGACTCGACCCTGCCTACATGGGAATGGGACCGGTCCCGGCGGTTCAAAAGGTCCTGAAGCGAGCCGGCATGACATTGAAGGATATCGACATCATCGAGATCAACGAGGCGTTTGCCGCCCAGTCCCTTGCCGTCTTGAGAGAGCTTAACGTCGATATGGAAAAGGTGAATCCTCATGGCGGTGCGATTGCCTTGGGACATCCCTTGGGATGCAGTGGTTCACGAATTATGGCGACGCTGATTAATGATCTGACAATTTACAAGAAGTCGATTGGTCTGGAGACGATGTGTGTGGGTGGGGGACAAGGGGCAGCGACGATCATTGAGATTTTATGACGGGTGAGGGCATTAAAAAAGTCGCGGTCTTGGGTTCTGGCATCATGGGGAGCGGTATCGCGGCCCATCTTGCGAGCGCCGGCATCCCCTCTTACCTCCTCGATATCGTTCCAAAAGATGCCGGAGGTGATCGGAATAAACTGGCAAAGGCCGGCATTGAAAATATCCTGAAGGCAAAACCGTCGCTGATTTATTCGAAAAAGGATGCCCGCCTGATCACCCCAGGAAATTTTGAAGATGATTGGGGGAAACTTGCGGAGTGTGATTGGATTATTGAGGTAGTTGTCGAAAAGCTCGAGATCAAGCGCCAGGTCTTCGAACGGGTTGAAAAGGTCATCCGTCCAGGGACCATCGTCACCTCCAATACCTCAGGCCTCTCTCTCACTGCGATGGCGGAAGGGAGGGGGGCGGAATTTCGACGTCACTTCCTGATCACCCATTTTTTCAATCCGGTCCGGTACATGAAGCTCGTCGAGGTGGTTTCTGCGCCAGAAACAGACCCTAAGACGGTCGCACGGGTCGTTAATCTCCTCGAGGAAAGGCTCGGCAAAGGGGTCGTCTATGCGAAAAATACCCCCAGTTTTGTCGCGAATCGGATCGGCGTTTATAATTGGGTCTCCACATTACAAACGATCCTTCAAGAGGGGTATCAGGTGGGTGAGGTCGACAAAATATTGGGGGCTGCCATCGGTCGACCAAAGAGTGGGATGTTCCGGACATCGGATATGGTCGGTTTGGATACGCTCGTCCATGTCGCCCAGCATACCTATGAATACTGCTCTCGCGACGAAAAGCGGGAGGCCCATCGAATCCCCGCTCCTGTCGAAAAAATGTTGGAAAAGAAAATGCTGGGTGAAAAAACTGGCCAGGGATTCTACAAAAAAATCAAAAAAGAAGATGGGGGCAGTGAGATATTCCAGCTCAATCTGAAGACATTAGACTATGAGCCCCAGCCCAAGTTCCGTTATGAATCACTCTCCGCCACCAAAAATATCGATGACGTTTCGAAAAGGATCCGGTTCCTGGTGGATCAAAAAGATCGGGCCGCCAGCCTCGCCTGGAAATCGGTTCGGGATATGCTTCTCTACTCTGCCCATCGCATTCCTGAGATCGCTGATGATGTGGTTAATATTGATAACGCAATGAAATGGGGCTTCAACTGGTCCCTCGGTCCCTTCGAAACATGGGATGCGCTGGGGGTCCAGAAGGTTGTTGAGCGACTGAAGTCGGAAAATCTCCCCACTCCCCCTCTTGTCCAGAAGGTCCTGACAAAGGGGATCGGATCCTTTTACAAAACAGAGAGCGGGCGTCGTTATTTCTTTGACCTAAAAACAGAGTCATATCTCCCGGTCCCCGATCGACCGGGAATCCTTATTTTAAAATCGGTCAAGGAACAAACCGAGGTCATTCTGAAGAATGACTCTGCCTCTTTAATCGACGTTGGTGACGGTGTCGCCTGCCTGGAGTTCCACTCCAAGATGAACGCGATCGATGGCGAGATCATTCATCTCATGAATGACGCGGTCGCAAGGGTTGAAAAGGACTTCTCCGGGCTCGTCCTCTATAATGAGGGAGAAAATTTTTCTGTCGGTGCGAACCTGATGCTCCTTTTTCTGGCGGCACAATCCGAAGACTGGGGACAGATCGAAGAGGTCGTGAAGTCCTTCCAGCAGGCCTGCATGAGGCTGCGTTACTCAGCAAAACCGGTCGTCGCGGCTCCTTTTAATTTAGCCCTCGGAGGGGGATGCGAGGTCTCACTGGGGGCAGATCAGATTGTTGCCCATGGAGAATTGTACATGGGGCTTGTCGAAGTCGGTGTGGGACTGATCCCTGCCGGAGGGGGATGCAAGGAGATGATCCGTCGATTCGATGAATCGCTCAAAACAGGTCCCTTCGCGAAGGTTCAAAAGGCGTTTGAGACGATTGCCTTCGCCTCCGTCTCGACGTCAGCCAAGGAGGCACAAGAAATAGGTTATTTGACCAAAAAAGATGTCGTCACCCCCTCTCGAGATCACCTTCTCGGAGAGGCCAAGAAAAAGGTTATCGAAATGAGTCGTAGTTATCAGAGACCGGAGCCACGGCGTGATATCCTGCTCCCGGGCCGCGGTGGATACTACGCCCTCCTCTCCGCTATTGAGGGTTTTAGGTTGCAAGGAAAGATTACCGATCATGATCAGGTGATCGGCGAGAAACTGGCCCATATCTTGACTGGTGGCGACATGCCCAACTTGGGATACGTCTCAGAACAGCGTCTCCTCGATCTCGAACGCGAGGTCTTCCTTTCACTCGTCGGGATGGAAAAGACCCAGGCACGTATTCAAAACATGCTTCTCACAGGAAAACCGCTCCGCAATTAAAAAACTTTGACTCGCATCGTTTCGAATGTTACTTTTCCTCCCGCGTGAGGAAAACTCATCTTCTTTTTTTATTCATTTTTCTGCTGACGGTTTCTACGCCACTCTTCGCACGCGATCCACAGTTCAACGCCCAAAATTTGAAACCAGCGACCGATGTTGGAAATTATCTCGGTGTCTCCGGAAGCACCCCCATTGCCCCAAAGCAATTTTGCCTGGGACTCATGATGGATTATGCCCATGCCCCGATCGGTTTTTTTAATGCTGCAGGAGTCAAGGTACAGAATATCATCGAGAGAGAGATCGACTTTCACCTGTCAGGGACTTACGGGTTCCTGGAGTGGCTGGATGCCGGAATCTTGATTTCTTCCGCCCCCTATCTCGTCTTCCGACCGACGGACAATGCAACGACTGCCATTGATGAATCATCAACGACCGATACCCGAATCCGGATGGGAGATATCCTGCTCAATGCCCGTTTTCGACTCTTGGACCATCACACGTATCCAGTGGGACTCGCCTTTATTCCATTTGTCACGATTCCTACCGGAAGCGGCGTCAGTTTCGTCGGGAATAATCAATTTACCGGTGGTGGGATGATCGTTGTCGAGAGCCCACGGGTGGCGAATCGATTCTCCGTCGCCTTGAATACAGGTTATGAGATTCGTGAGCGCGCTACCCTCTCAACAGGAACAGTCATTAATGACCTCTTCCTTTATGGTCTCGGTGGAAATCTCTCGGTTCATCAGAAGGTCGATATCATTGCCGAACTGAGGGGCTTTACAATGGTCGGTGACTTCTTTGGGGGCCAACGACCGATGGAATGGGAAGGAGGGGTCCGCTTCTACCCGGTGGAAAGATGGGCCGTCACGGTGGGAGGTGGAACAGGTCTCCTCGAAGGGATTGGAAACCCCACAGTAAGAGTCCTCGCTGGCGTTGCCTATGTGCCTGAACGGAAGCCTCATGAACGTAAGGAAAAAATCAAAAAGGAACCAAAACCGGCCGGAGAACCCAAAATCGAGGAACCCAAAAAAGAGAAGAAGAAAAAAGAGAGACTGACCAAGGAGCAAAAAAGAGATGCGGATGGGGATGGGATCAGAAACGCCGATGACCATTGTCCCACTGAGGTCGGCCCTGCCGACAACGGCGGCTGTCCGGTTCGGCCAATAATCGTCATTAATCCCAAAGAATACCGGATTCTGACACGACCGATCCACTTCGATTTTGAGAAGACAGCCCTTCGAAAAGATGCCCTGCCGATCGTTCAGGCAGTCGCTGATGCCCTGAAATCAAAACCAACGATCCGGCTTCTTTCTGTGGAAGGTCATACCGACGATGTAGGGCGCACAAAATTTAATCAATGGCTCTCCGAGGAACGGGCCAAAACTGTCTTGGGCTATCTTATTTCGCAAGGGATAGAAAAAGAGCGGCTTACCTCTGTCGGCTATGGTGAGACAAAGCCGGTCGATCCATCCCGTAATCGGGAAGCCTGGAAAAAGAATCGACGGGTCGAGTTTGTCTTTAAAGAGGTCGACGGCTTGATAGTCCCCGAGGAAACACCATCCTCCACTGAGCCGACCCTTCCCGAATCAGGGCCTGTGACTGTTCCCCCGGTCGAGCCTCCTGCGCCGGAAGGTACAATCCCGCCAATGCCACCATCCGGCCTCTAATCAACAACAACATCTGAAAAAATAGGAAACTTTTCGGTTAAGTCCCCGATAACTAGATCAGGATGATTGGTCATATATTATATTTATCAGGAGGTTAATATGTGGGGGCTCATGATCGATACAGCACTTTTACTGGCCAGCGCCATCCAAGTGGCAAGGGCAAGTCAGCACCTGTATGTCCCAGCCGGGACAGGAGTTAGAGTTCATGATATTGATGCTCATATGAGGAAGAGCCTCCGTGTTACGGCAAGGCCTCTTGATCTCATGGCAGCAGGAGACATTCTTCGTCAAAATGGTGTAGCGGGTGGAGTCTTCGATGCCACATTTCCTAGGGCCCACACATCTCCTCGATTATCCTACGCTGTCGATGTTCATCGAGACTCGCTAACCGTGTGGCGTGGAGGCACAATTCAGGGGAGGAAACAGCTAGTTATGGCTGATTTGAAGATGCCCGGGAGATGGGGGACAAAACTTGCCTTCTTGGGAGCAGCCCTCGCTGTCACTGACCTCTCAATGAGGGCCTTCTCTTCTGACCATCGAGGATTGGAACGAATCTTTACTTAAAACAACCTCCTTTACAACGTATCCTTCATGGGAAGAAACGCTACGAATTCTTGCTTTAACACTAATCCCGAAAGTTATTAAACTGCAGAGGAATCGGGAAATCGATCGCGCGGATGTTTTGAATCACATTCTGGAGATCATCTCTCTTCTTCCCAGTGACCCGAAGCTGTTCCCCCTGAATCGATACCTGGACCTTGAGATCCATCTCCTTGATCTTCTTTACGAGCTCCTTCCCCCTCTCCTGATCGATCCCCTTGATCAACTTCACGAGGCATTTCGTACGTCCCCCCAGAGCCGATTCGATCTTTCCAACTTCGAGCGACTTGATCGAGATCCCTCGCTTGATCGCCTTCGACTGAAGAATGTCGATGAGTGCCTTCATCTTATATTCATCCGAGCTCTCGAGCTGGATCCCCTCCTTGTCGAGACGGAGCGTTGAATTGGTCCCCTTGAAATCAAATCGGGCAATGACCTCTTTCACCGCCTGATTGACGGCATTGTCGACCTCTTGAAGGTTGATTTCTGAAACGATGTCAAAAGAGGGCATGGGGGTTCACTACAGAAAATAATAGGGGACTTTCAAGAAAATTTTGAGGAAGGAATCAATGACAGTCCGGTCATTTCAGCCGGCTTCGGGATCCCGATGATCTGAAAGATCGTCGGTGTCACATCGCGGAGCCCACCACTCCGGAGAGTAACCCCCTTCCATTGGTCACCGATCAATAAAAACGGGACCCGATTCGTCGTGTGAGCAGTATGGGGTCCTCCCCTCCCGTCGACCATCTCTTCACAATTCCCATGATCGGCGGTGATGATGAGGGTCCCTTTTTTTGCCTCCACTTCCTGAGCCAATTGACCGAGGCAATCATCGATCACCTCCACCGCTCGCATTGTTGCCTTCAAATCCCCGGAATGCCCGACCATATCGGGATTCGCATAGTTCATGATCACAACAGGACAGCCAGCTCGAATCCTCTTCATCGCCTCATCGGTCACTTGAGCGGCATGCATCTCCGGTTTCTTGTCATAGGTTGGGACATCGCGAGGCGACTGAATCAAAAGCCGCTCTTCGAGAGGGAATGGTTTCTCAACTCCCCCATTCAAAAAATAGGTCACATGCGCATATTTTTCAGTCTCCGCTGTGTGAAACTGTGGGATCTGATGCTCACTCAAGATCTCGGCCAGGATTCTCCTTGGCTTTTCGGGAGAAAAAGCAACTGGGAGCTTAAAGGTCTTGTCGTACTCGGTCATGCAGACAAACATCCCTAACTTTGGGAAACGTCTCCTTGGGAATCCGTCAAAATCGGCATCGGTCAAGGCGCGTGTCAATTCACGTGCCCTATCAGCGCGAAAATTGAAAAAGATCACGACATCGCCGTCCTGTATCCCATTGTCCTTTCCAAAAAGGACTGGTTGAATGAATTCGTCGGTGACATGCTTCGCATAAACTTGATCGATCGTGCGAATCGGATCGTCGTGTAATTCCCCTTTTCGTTCGACCATCGCCTCATAGGCCAACTGGACCCTCTCCCATCGTTTGTCGCGATCCATCGCATAGTAACGACCGACAAGTGTCGCGATCTCACCGACCTTCGCCTTCCCCATCTCTTCCTGAAGATGAGCCAAGTAACTCTGGCTGCTTTTTGGTGGGGTATCCCGCCCATCCAGAAAACAATGAACTGAAAGCTTTTCGACTTTCTGTTCCTTCGCCATCTTGAACAGAGAAAAAAGATGCCTTTCGTGACTATGCACCCCCCCATCGGAGAGGAGCCCCATGAGGTGGACCCTCTTTTTGGTTTCAACCGCCTTACGAAACGCGGTAAGGAGGGTTGGATTTTTAAAAAACGACCCCTCGTCGATCGCATGATTGATTCGGGAGAGATCCTGATAAATGATCCGACCCGCCCCGATGGTGAGGTGCCCAACCTCTGAATTCCCCATCGTGCCAGCCGGTAAACCGACCGCCTCACCAGAGGCATCAAGAAGTGTATGCGGATAATCTTTTAAAAAGTGATTGAGGTTCGGGGTCTTCGCAAGCCGGATCGCATTTCCTTCACGCGCCGCCCGCTCACCAAAACCGTCGAGGATGACTAATACAATTAGTTCAGTCATTTAAGCCGAAAGGTAACCCGTGGGGCATCCCCCCAGAGGCGATCGAGGGCGTAGAAAGAACGAACCTCTTCGTAAAAGATATGAACGACGACATTCACGTAATCCATCAGGATCCACTGCCCCTGGTTATGACCTTCAACACCGATCGGCCTGATCTTTTTATTCCCGAGGTTTTCTAAGATTCGATCCGAAATCGCACGGACCTGGCGGTCAGAACGCCCTGTGGCAATCACAAAAAAATCGGTGAACGCCGATGATTTTCTTAAATCAAGCACCTCAATATCAACTGCTTTCACGTCGTCAGCAGCTTGGGCAATGAGCTTTGCTACTGCCCTTGAATTCATCCCATCAGTACTTTTGGTCCTAGGCCGTTTCGGTGCCGTTTTATTCACGAATCTGTCCCCTTCCTCTCACAACAAACTTCGTCGTGGTTAGTTCCTCTAAACCCATAGGCCCAAAGGCATGCAACTTCGTCGTACTAATCCCGATCTCTGCACCCAGACCCAATTGCCCTCCATCGTTGAACCGGGTGGAGGCGTTCCATAAAACAACTGACGAATCAAGTCGATTCAAAAACTCCTCGGCATCTGTCGCATCCTCCGTCACGATCGTTTCGGTATGCGAGGAGCCGTATTTTTGAATATGACGGATCGCCTCCTCCATCGTCGAAACAACCTTTACTGAGAGGATCAAATCCAGATATTCCGCCGGCCAGTCCTTTTCTGTCGCCCTCTTGATGCCAGAAACGATCCTTCGGGTTGCGGGGTCTCCCCGGATCTCAACCCCAGCAGTCTGAAAACGGCGGATCATCGATGGCAGAAATTGGCCGGCGATCCCCTCATGAACCACAAGCGTCTCCATCGCATTACAGACACCCGGTCGCTGGACCTTCGCATTGAAGGCGATCTCCGCGGCCATTTTGAGATCCGCCTTTTCATCGACATAGACATGACAGACCCCCTTGTCATGTTTGATCACCGGTATTTTGGAGTGCTCCTCCATCCACTTCATGAGTGACTCCCCACCCCGAGGGATCATGAGATCGACAAACCGACTCTGACGGACCAGGATCTCCATCGCCTTCCGATCCGGGGTGTCAACCACCTGGAGGATATTGGGATCAAGACCCGAGTCCTGAATCGCCTGACGAAA
It encodes:
- a CDS encoding thiolase family protein codes for the protein MKDAVIVSAVRSPMGRAGKGSYVTMRIDDLGALVVKEALKRVPQLDLNEIEDVLIGCAMPEGEQGMNVARQISLLSGIPFSAAATTVNRFCASGLETINTAALRVMTGNGEVFVAGGVESMTHVPMGGFNPSLNEKLFQPGAPQAYISMGITAENVAAKYKISREDQDKFSLASHQKAIRAHKEGKFKAEMIPVEIKTADGKKIVLERDENPREETTLEKLAQLKPAFKEGGTVTAGNSSPLTDGAAAVVVMSADRAKALGIKPLARIRAMAVAGLDPAYMGMGPVPAVQKVLKRAGMTLKDIDIIEINEAFAAQSLAVLRELNVDMEKVNPHGGAIALGHPLGCSGSRIMATLINDLTIYKKSIGLETMCVGGGQGAATIIEIL
- a CDS encoding YajQ family cyclic di-GMP-binding protein: MPSFDIVSEINLQEVDNAVNQAVKEVIARFDFKGTNSTLRLDKEGIQLESSDEYKMKALIDILQSKAIKRGISIKSLEVGKIESALGGRTKCLVKLIKGIDQERGKELVKKIKEMDLKVQVSIQGEQLRVTGKKRDDLQNVIQNIRAIDFPIPLQFNNFRD
- a CDS encoding 2,3-bisphosphoglycerate-independent phosphoglycerate mutase — encoded protein: MTELIVLVILDGFGERAAREGNAIRLAKTPNLNHFLKDYPHTLLDASGEAVGLPAGTMGNSEVGHLTIGAGRIIYQDLSRINHAIDEGSFFKNPTLLTAFRKAVETKKRVHLMGLLSDGGVHSHERHLFSLFKMAKEQKVEKLSVHCFLDGRDTPPKSSQSYLAHLQEEMGKAKVGEIATLVGRYYAMDRDKRWERVQLAYEAMVERKGELHDDPIRTIDQVYAKHVTDEFIQPVLFGKDNGIQDGDVVIFFNFRADRARELTRALTDADFDGFPRRRFPKLGMFVCMTEYDKTFKLPVAFSPEKPRRILAEILSEHQIPQFHTAETEKYAHVTYFLNGGVEKPFPLEERLLIQSPRDVPTYDKKPEMHAAQVTDEAMKRIRAGCPVVIMNYANPDMVGHSGDLKATMRAVEVIDDCLGQLAQEVEAKKGTLIITADHGNCEEMVDGRGGPHTAHTTNRVPFLLIGDQWKGVTLRSGGLRDVTPTIFQIIGIPKPAEMTGLSLIPSSKFS
- a CDS encoding 3-hydroxyacyl-CoA dehydrogenase/enoyl-CoA hydratase family protein, whose product is MTGEGIKKVAVLGSGIMGSGIAAHLASAGIPSYLLDIVPKDAGGDRNKLAKAGIENILKAKPSLIYSKKDARLITPGNFEDDWGKLAECDWIIEVVVEKLEIKRQVFERVEKVIRPGTIVTSNTSGLSLTAMAEGRGAEFRRHFLITHFFNPVRYMKLVEVVSAPETDPKTVARVVNLLEERLGKGVVYAKNTPSFVANRIGVYNWVSTLQTILQEGYQVGEVDKILGAAIGRPKSGMFRTSDMVGLDTLVHVAQHTYEYCSRDEKREAHRIPAPVEKMLEKKMLGEKTGQGFYKKIKKEDGGSEIFQLNLKTLDYEPQPKFRYESLSATKNIDDVSKRIRFLVDQKDRAASLAWKSVRDMLLYSAHRIPEIADDVVNIDNAMKWGFNWSLGPFETWDALGVQKVVERLKSENLPTPPLVQKVLTKGIGSFYKTESGRRYFFDLKTESYLPVPDRPGILILKSVKEQTEVILKNDSASLIDVGDGVACLEFHSKMNAIDGEIIHLMNDAVARVEKDFSGLVLYNEGENFSVGANLMLLFLAAQSEDWGQIEEVVKSFQQACMRLRYSAKPVVAAPFNLALGGGCEVSLGADQIVAHGELYMGLVEVGVGLIPAGGGCKEMIRRFDESLKTGPFAKVQKAFETIAFASVSTSAKEAQEIGYLTKKDVVTPSRDHLLGEAKKKVIEMSRSYQRPEPRRDILLPGRGGYYALLSAIEGFRLQGKITDHDQVIGEKLAHILTGGDMPNLGYVSEQRLLDLEREVFLSLVGMEKTQARIQNMLLTGKPLRN
- the rsfS gene encoding ribosome silencing factor gives rise to the protein MNSRAVAKLIAQAADDVKAVDIEVLDLRKSSAFTDFFVIATGRSDRQVRAISDRILENLGNKKIRPIGVEGHNQGQWILMDYVNVVVHIFYEEVRSFYALDRLWGDAPRVTFRLK
- a CDS encoding OmpA family protein: MRKTHLLFLFIFLLTVSTPLFARDPQFNAQNLKPATDVGNYLGVSGSTPIAPKQFCLGLMMDYAHAPIGFFNAAGVKVQNIIEREIDFHLSGTYGFLEWLDAGILISSAPYLVFRPTDNATTAIDESSTTDTRIRMGDILLNARFRLLDHHTYPVGLAFIPFVTIPTGSGVSFVGNNQFTGGGMIVVESPRVANRFSVALNTGYEIRERATLSTGTVINDLFLYGLGGNLSVHQKVDIIAELRGFTMVGDFFGGQRPMEWEGGVRFYPVERWAVTVGGGTGLLEGIGNPTVRVLAGVAYVPERKPHERKEKIKKEPKPAGEPKIEEPKKEKKKKERLTKEQKRDADGDGIRNADDHCPTEVGPADNGGCPVRPIIVINPKEYRILTRPIHFDFEKTALRKDALPIVQAVADALKSKPTIRLLSVEGHTDDVGRTKFNQWLSEERAKTVLGYLISQGIEKERLTSVGYGETKPVDPSRNREAWKKNRRVEFVFKEVDGLIVPEETPSSTEPTLPESGPVTVPPVEPPAPEGTIPPMPPSGL
- a CDS encoding glutamate-5-semialdehyde dehydrogenase yields the protein MKSLKKHIETICKRAHEAAPLVAKLSTEVKNQVLGRLAEILLSRREEIKRENEKDLKKARGKLSPAMLDRLTLTDKRIEEMARGVREVQALSDPVGQVVKSWTRPNGLQVSKVRIPLGVIGIIYESRPNVTIDAATLCLKSGNAVVLRGGSEAIHSNIFLGRLFRQAIQDSGLDPNILQVVDTPDRKAMEILVRQSRFVDLMIPRGGESLMKWMEEHSKIPVIKHDKGVCHVYVDEKADLKMAAEIAFNAKVQRPGVCNAMETLVVHEGIAGQFLPSMIRRFQTAGVEIRGDPATRRIVSGIKRATEKDWPAEYLDLILSVKVVSTMEEAIRHIQKYGSSHTETIVTEDATDAEEFLNRLDSSVVLWNASTRFNDGGQLGLGAEIGISTTKLHAFGPMGLEELTTTKFVVRGRGQIRE